The genomic interval gttatttgtttatcAATTATCATTCACTTTCTCCTCACCTTGCCACTTTGATCGCAatgtgtttgaaaatttttcttgttctgattAAGTTTCCCTAGAGACCAGCCGCAAGCGTACATCAAGAGTTAAAGACGAAGGCTtagaactggaaaaaaaattgaaaatgtatcCGGGCTGAAAGTCGACGAGGACGTATTTTCAGCCATTGTAAATTATTCATAGTGTACACGTCCGAGGAAACATTTTCCCGTTTCCGCCTTAACCAAACTCAACTGGATACTTGGGATCGACTTATACCAGCCAATGCCATGCTCCGTCTTTagctttcatttcaaaaagtaaaattgaGAAGAAAATTACTTCCTGATCTGCCATATGAATATTTAGAACTGTCAGAAACTTTAATGAAGTattcaaattacttttcttcAAGAAGCAGCCTCTtctaactttttaaaattcccaCAGATATggatatttcaaaataaacaaatcacgCTTCTTCATATTTCAAAAGAGTTGACATATTTGACTTGAGTTGAATTTGATTCGTCCTGCGTGTAACACGGTCAATAAATTTGAACTGCGCTTCTTCTTCTATTTATTGATTACACGGTTTAATTAAATCATTTGCTGTTATAATGAAAATCAGCTGCCAACAGATTGTATACTCCCTTCAAAAAcgattatgcaaaaaaaaagattgcatCTGCCTTTTAttgcaaaagaaattaacaCATCTAGTCAGACACTTCTGAAAAGCAAAGTCAGATATAAAAAGAGAGGTAGATTTCCGAAACTTTCTCAAGGAATTTAAGTGCTTTCCTTTCGCCACCAGTGGACCTGGACAATGAATATGAGCTGCCCGGAGGTACATCTCAGCAATGCAGCGTCTATTGTTTTATCACTGTGGTTCTTCTTATCTGGTTTAGCTGCTGTATTTGGAAATGCAGTTGTGTTGTGGTTGTTCTATAGAAACGAGTCTTTACGAACAATGTCCAACCGATTTTTAGCCTCGTTGTCTGTGGCAGACTTTTTAGTTGGACTTGTTATAGACCCTGTCTGGATCGTGATCAGATGTTTGATTCAGCCATCAGATACACACGGCATAATGTTCTACGTCATTGAAATGTTATGGATTCACACCACCACTGCTACGACATACAGCGTGTGTTGCGTCTCAATCGATCGGTTTATTGCGATACGGTTTCCTTTCCGTTATCAGCACATGGTAACCAAGAAAAGATGCTATGCCGTGATAAGTGCAGTGTGGTTAATCTCTTTGCTTGCTCCGTTCTCAAGGATCCTGGTAAAACATGGGGAATACATGATGAATGAAAACCTATTGTTGTGTTTGATCGTTACAGCTTTTGTGTTGCCTCTGTTTGTAATAACTTTTTGTTACGTGTTGATTTTCAAAACTGCCAGAAAACAATTTAGGAGAATCAGCT from Pocillopora verrucosa isolate sample1 chromosome 14, ASM3666991v2, whole genome shotgun sequence carries:
- the LOC131784350 gene encoding beta-1 adrenergic receptor-like, with translation MNMSCPEVHLSNAASIVLSLWFFLSGLAAVFGNAVVLWLFYRNESLRTMSNRFLASLSVADFLVGLVIDPVWIVIRCLIQPSDTHGIMFYVIEMLWIHTTTATTYSVCCVSIDRFIAIRFPFRYQHMVTKKRCYAVISAVWLISLLAPFSRILVKHGEYMMNENLLLCLIVTAFVLPLFVITFCYVLIFKTARKQFRRISLGENLQDKNIKSRAKENLKAIKTVGVVLSVCIASWLPSMVFLAIQYYYASENLKCADEKVYFAVWPWLEAIAFTSSAINPWIYFFRSEDFRQALRRSFPRLPSFL